The Novipirellula artificiosorum genome has a segment encoding these proteins:
- a CDS encoding bifunctional diguanylate cyclase/phosphohydrolase — protein MVQYNFIASTLEALQKSKQEISKQNDELRYLATRDPLTACLNRRLFFEMFDEQFNHAKANALPLCAIMVDIDYFKAINDGYGHSMGDEVLREVGNLLNAATRADDVVCRYGGGEFSLLMPAVTALLSALSYRDNQTGQHSTRVSNYAALLAQRVLSPRDVYVVEMAALLHDIGKIGVPDAILLKPGPLTKDEWVQMERHDRIGIEIISKSFKHPGLTDIVKHHHARYDGTNGSENEPVGSEIPVGARILTIVDAFDAMVSDRPYRKGMPVADAVSELRRCAGSQFDPELVEHFIDVIANLGSVLPENQGETISNDLVLNIGEQVERLVDAADAGDSTTFAAIAERLRMTAEKSNVPSLASAASRAIEVVSEEVQLEQLIEQSFELLAVCRSMRSNLASTEEELVDSRMT, from the coding sequence GTGGTCCAGTACAATTTCATCGCATCGACCCTTGAGGCGTTGCAGAAATCCAAGCAAGAAATCAGCAAGCAAAATGATGAATTAAGGTATTTAGCGACTCGAGACCCGTTGACAGCGTGCTTGAATCGAAGACTGTTTTTTGAGATGTTCGACGAGCAATTCAATCATGCGAAAGCGAATGCTCTTCCGCTTTGTGCAATCATGGTTGACATCGATTACTTCAAAGCAATCAATGATGGTTACGGTCATAGCATGGGGGACGAGGTCCTCCGAGAAGTCGGGAACTTGCTAAACGCTGCGACGCGAGCGGACGATGTGGTCTGTCGCTATGGGGGTGGAGAATTCAGCCTGCTGATGCCAGCTGTAACGGCACTCTTGTCAGCACTGTCGTACCGCGACAATCAAACGGGTCAGCATTCGACCCGTGTTTCCAACTATGCAGCACTTCTTGCACAACGAGTATTGAGTCCACGAGATGTGTATGTGGTCGAAATGGCAGCGTTATTGCATGACATTGGCAAGATCGGTGTGCCCGATGCCATACTATTGAAACCGGGACCGTTGACGAAGGACGAATGGGTGCAAATGGAACGTCACGATCGCATTGGAATCGAGATCATCAGCAAGTCGTTCAAGCACCCCGGGTTGACGGACATTGTCAAGCATCACCATGCGCGATACGACGGAACCAACGGAAGTGAGAACGAACCTGTTGGCTCGGAGATCCCAGTGGGTGCCCGAATCTTGACGATCGTCGATGCATTTGATGCGATGGTATCGGATCGGCCTTATCGAAAAGGGATGCCGGTAGCGGACGCCGTCAGCGAACTACGCCGTTGTGCCGGCTCGCAGTTTGATCCTGAATTGGTCGAGCACTTTATCGACGTCATCGCAAATCTGGGGTCTGTTCTTCCCGAAAATCAGGGCGAGACGATTTCCAATGACTTGGTACTGAACATTGGCGAGCAGGTTGAGCGGCTTGTTGACGCCGCGGATGCCGGCGATAGCACGACCTTCGCAGCCATTGCGGAGCGACTACGAATGACTGCGGAGAAATCCAACGTGCCATCACTTGCCAGCGCTGCATCGCGTGCCATCGAGGTTGTCAGTGAAGAAGTTCAGCTCGAGCAATTGATTGAGCAATCGTTCGAGCTTCTAGCTGTCTGTCGGTCCATGCGAAGCAACCTCGCGTCGACCGAGGAAGAGCTGGTTGATTCACGCATGACTTGA
- a CDS encoding DUF6288 domain-containing protein — protein MNLKHVALSFAAMAICLFDVTPTFAAGPGSTMTNPDFTEGEKIPAGANHDWNLGATGARGWMFSDKLVTTDARQIAITKVEKGSPADGILAVGDVILGVSGKPFSYDPRTELGKALTMAESETGKGNLSLIRWRTGTTENVIVKLSVLGSYSPMAPYDCPKSKRIFEQGCQVLAQRIAGPAYRQDPITRCLNALALLASGKSEYLPIVKKEAEWAADYSADSFQTWYYGYVIMLLSEYKMVTGDESVMPGLRRLALEAAEGQSIVGSWGHKFAGPDGRLLGYGMMNAPGLPLTIGMILAREAGVDDPEVSEAIEKSARLMRFYIGKGAVPYGDHHPWTQTHEDNGKCGMASVMFSLLDNPQGGEFFSRMCVASYGAERDGGHTGNFFNILWSIPGVSQSGPHATGAWMQEFGAWYFDLARRWDGTFLHQGPPQSKNDKYPGWDCTGGYLLAYAMPLKKICLTGKGSSTVPHLDATAAQALIQDGCGWTNKDRNSYYDKLDENELIERLESWSPVVRERAAKALARRRAISIDSVLSLLESPRLEARYGACEAILTLKGATAAAVPALRKALKHDDLWLRVKAADALAAIGKPAMSAVPELLTMLAQGPSENDPRGMEQRYLCFAVFGQMLKRSLDDVDRQLLRQAVAAGLNNQDGRARGTVGGIYQQLTYEEIKPLLPAIHEAIVTPAPSGIMFASGVRLAGIDLLAKHRIKEGIPLCIEIMEIDKWGKRDRISRCLKTLAIYGGAAKPNLPQLRQLERDLLAHTEAKGLQPQIDQLRSLISEIEDSDDAVALRSLGEI, from the coding sequence ATGAACTTAAAACACGTTGCCCTTTCCTTTGCTGCGATGGCAATTTGCCTCTTTGACGTGACACCGACGTTTGCCGCTGGGCCTGGTTCCACCATGACTAACCCGGACTTCACTGAAGGTGAGAAGATCCCCGCCGGCGCCAATCACGACTGGAACTTGGGAGCTACCGGTGCCCGAGGCTGGATGTTTAGTGACAAGCTTGTCACCACCGACGCGCGGCAAATCGCGATCACCAAAGTGGAGAAAGGATCGCCCGCCGATGGAATCCTCGCGGTGGGTGATGTGATTCTTGGCGTGAGCGGTAAGCCGTTTTCCTACGACCCTCGCACCGAATTGGGCAAGGCGTTGACGATGGCGGAATCGGAGACCGGTAAGGGAAATCTGTCGTTGATTCGTTGGCGAACGGGCACGACAGAGAACGTTATCGTCAAGCTTTCGGTCTTGGGTTCCTACAGCCCCATGGCGCCGTACGACTGTCCAAAGTCAAAGCGGATTTTTGAGCAAGGTTGCCAGGTATTGGCCCAGCGTATCGCAGGCCCCGCGTATCGGCAGGATCCGATCACGCGTTGCTTGAACGCGTTGGCACTGCTGGCCAGCGGCAAATCTGAATATCTGCCAATCGTGAAGAAAGAGGCCGAGTGGGCGGCAGACTACTCGGCCGATAGTTTTCAGACTTGGTATTACGGCTACGTCATCATGCTGCTGTCCGAGTACAAGATGGTTACCGGCGACGAGTCGGTCATGCCTGGCTTGCGGCGTCTGGCGTTGGAAGCTGCTGAGGGGCAAAGCATCGTTGGTTCATGGGGGCACAAGTTTGCTGGACCCGACGGACGTCTTCTGGGCTACGGTATGATGAATGCCCCCGGCCTGCCGCTGACGATTGGGATGATCCTGGCACGCGAGGCCGGGGTCGACGATCCGGAAGTGAGCGAGGCGATTGAAAAGAGCGCGCGATTGATGCGGTTCTACATCGGCAAAGGAGCGGTCCCCTACGGCGATCATCACCCTTGGACACAAACCCACGAGGACAACGGAAAATGCGGGATGGCCTCGGTTATGTTTAGCCTTCTCGATAATCCTCAAGGAGGCGAATTCTTCTCGCGGATGTGTGTCGCCTCCTACGGTGCCGAGCGTGACGGTGGACACACCGGCAACTTCTTCAACATCCTGTGGTCGATTCCTGGCGTCTCCCAATCCGGCCCCCATGCCACGGGGGCATGGATGCAGGAATTTGGTGCTTGGTATTTTGATCTTGCACGACGCTGGGATGGAACCTTTCTGCACCAAGGTCCACCTCAATCGAAAAACGACAAGTACCCAGGTTGGGATTGTACCGGCGGCTATCTGCTGGCCTATGCGATGCCGCTGAAGAAGATCTGTCTGACCGGCAAAGGGTCGTCGACCGTTCCCCATCTTGATGCCACAGCCGCTCAAGCGCTGATTCAAGACGGGTGTGGCTGGACGAATAAAGACCGCAACAGTTACTATGACAAGCTGGATGAAAACGAGCTCATCGAGCGTCTGGAAAGCTGGTCGCCAGTAGTGCGTGAGCGGGCTGCGAAGGCATTGGCTCGGCGCCGAGCGATCTCAATCGACTCGGTCCTTTCGCTACTGGAATCACCGCGACTCGAAGCACGCTACGGCGCCTGTGAGGCCATCTTGACGCTCAAGGGCGCAACTGCTGCTGCCGTACCGGCCCTGAGGAAGGCCCTGAAGCATGATGATCTCTGGCTGAGAGTGAAGGCCGCAGATGCTTTGGCCGCAATCGGCAAGCCAGCCATGTCGGCGGTGCCAGAACTGCTCACGATGCTGGCACAAGGCCCCTCCGAGAACGACCCGCGTGGGATGGAGCAGCGTTACCTCTGCTTCGCTGTCTTTGGGCAAATGTTGAAACGGTCCCTCGACGACGTCGATCGCCAACTGCTTCGCCAAGCGGTGGCGGCCGGATTGAACAACCAAGATGGGCGAGCTCGCGGGACGGTCGGCGGAATCTATCAACAGTTGACCTACGAAGAAATCAAGCCGCTGTTGCCCGCCATCCACGAGGCGATCGTCACACCCGCCCCGAGTGGAATCATGTTCGCAAGTGGAGTCCGTTTGGCCGGAATCGACCTGTTGGCCAAACACCGTATCAAGGAAGGCATCCCGCTTTGCATCGAGATCATGGAGATCGACAAGTGGGGTAAGCGTGATCGAATTTCACGTTGCCTCAAAACGCTGGCAATCTACGGTGGCGCCGCCAAGCCGAACTTGCCTCAACTCCGACAATTGGAAAGGGACTTGCTTGCCCACACGGAGGCCAAAGGGCTGCAACCCCAGATTGACCAACTTCGCTCGCTCATTTCGGAGATAGAAGACAGCGACGATGCCGTTGCATTGCGCAGTCTTGGTGAAATCTGA
- a CDS encoding LamG domain-containing protein produces the protein MNLLPHVAVSLCLPWILTTSVVASEDPSAWWSFDSIEKNVVADRSADREDHVEGNHKLIGGAVGKALQFDGFTTVIDRASADAPRLSGDFSVEAWVAQGAYPWNWCPIVTQQRDEQAGYALSVGPRGQIRLQVAVDGEWQSCASEDWVLPLRQWISIAATFHPDKGITLYANGEIVGSLEIQGQANFAPNTDLRIGANHMLMKPSNIHREHGTVASFWCLDGAIDELKIHNRALSPSDLARAFESAKPVAGCEIQPRRMPSGPKGPGRFGAVYCNLKYYEQWDALWRVDDHPDVLVRFDQTPVRVVFWRGSRYSPAWVTNDDQWMADQSVEAWKTGDADTDGCFEHMQDRLCRYSHVRIIESNDARTVVHWRYAPVSSKDNLWNVDEKTGRACWVDEYYTIYPDAIGVRKPTWMTGTLGNPRQFQESLPFTNPDQYNNDVVEKEFCTVANMRGEELTLRFVENPAKQLDNVPDELTIQRYNFRSPHDPVIIYETGNRMQYVKDRDISGFDRPGACNHWPVGQARCDGRTVQAADRPTHFLGFPISSPPVHEEGGRSWWNGIYGMTDLPMKKLVTLAKSWNHPPHLSLSQGAEDLGYDRGQRAFVLSRTGDKADELKIRFAADDNSPIYNPALVIQGWGTSEATLKINGKEVSQGPNFRIGHRHGLENSDLIVWIQHETTKSLEITLIPR, from the coding sequence ATGAATCTGCTCCCCCACGTTGCAGTCTCCCTTTGCCTTCCATGGATCTTAACCACCAGCGTTGTTGCGTCCGAAGATCCATCGGCTTGGTGGTCGTTCGACTCGATTGAAAAGAACGTCGTCGCAGATCGTTCGGCGGATCGGGAGGACCACGTTGAAGGAAATCACAAGCTTATCGGTGGCGCCGTGGGCAAAGCGTTGCAATTCGACGGATTCACCACGGTGATTGATCGGGCATCCGCCGATGCGCCACGTCTCAGTGGCGACTTCTCGGTCGAGGCGTGGGTTGCCCAAGGCGCCTATCCCTGGAACTGGTGCCCCATCGTCACGCAACAGCGCGACGAACAGGCGGGCTATGCACTGAGCGTGGGGCCGCGCGGCCAAATTCGGTTGCAAGTGGCCGTCGATGGTGAATGGCAAAGTTGCGCAAGCGAAGATTGGGTCCTGCCACTTCGCCAGTGGATCTCGATCGCCGCAACCTTTCACCCCGACAAGGGAATCACACTTTATGCCAACGGGGAAATCGTAGGCTCGCTTGAAATACAGGGGCAAGCAAATTTCGCTCCCAATACCGACCTCCGCATCGGTGCCAACCACATGCTGATGAAACCATCGAACATCCACCGCGAACATGGCACGGTCGCGTCGTTCTGGTGCCTCGACGGGGCGATTGACGAATTGAAGATCCACAACCGGGCACTCTCTCCCTCCGACCTCGCCAGGGCATTTGAAAGTGCCAAACCGGTAGCCGGCTGTGAAATCCAACCACGGCGGATGCCCTCCGGTCCCAAGGGGCCTGGGCGATTCGGCGCCGTCTATTGCAACTTGAAGTACTACGAACAGTGGGATGCTCTGTGGCGGGTCGATGATCATCCGGACGTGCTCGTGCGCTTTGATCAGACGCCGGTCCGCGTCGTCTTTTGGCGCGGCAGTCGCTATTCGCCTGCTTGGGTAACCAACGATGACCAATGGATGGCCGATCAAAGTGTCGAGGCCTGGAAAACCGGCGATGCGGATACCGATGGCTGCTTCGAGCACATGCAGGATCGTCTCTGCCGCTACAGCCACGTGCGTATTATCGAAAGTAACGACGCTCGCACCGTCGTCCATTGGCGCTACGCTCCCGTCAGTTCAAAGGACAATCTTTGGAACGTTGATGAAAAGACCGGTCGCGCCTGCTGGGTCGACGAATACTATACGATTTACCCGGACGCCATCGGGGTGCGAAAACCGACATGGATGACGGGAACACTTGGCAACCCGCGGCAGTTTCAGGAATCGCTGCCGTTCACGAACCCCGACCAATACAACAACGATGTGGTCGAGAAGGAATTCTGCACCGTAGCCAATATGCGTGGCGAAGAACTGACGCTTCGCTTCGTCGAGAATCCTGCCAAGCAATTGGACAACGTGCCGGATGAGTTGACCATCCAGCGTTACAACTTCCGTTCGCCGCATGACCCGGTCATCATTTACGAAACAGGCAACCGCATGCAGTACGTCAAAGACCGCGACATTAGCGGCTTCGATCGGCCCGGCGCCTGCAACCACTGGCCTGTGGGCCAAGCTCGTTGTGACGGTCGCACCGTCCAAGCGGCGGACCGTCCAACGCACTTCCTCGGCTTTCCCATCTCCTCACCACCGGTCCACGAAGAAGGGGGACGTAGTTGGTGGAACGGCATCTATGGCATGACCGACCTGCCGATGAAGAAGCTCGTTACTTTGGCAAAGAGCTGGAACCATCCGCCGCATTTGAGTTTAAGCCAAGGTGCTGAAGATCTTGGCTACGACCGTGGCCAACGAGCCTTCGTGCTCTCTCGTACCGGCGACAAGGCCGACGAGTTAAAGATCAGGTTTGCCGCCGACGACAACAGCCCCATTTACAATCCCGCTTTGGTGATTCAAGGTTGGGGTACTTCCGAAGCGACGCTCAAAATCAATGGCAAAGAAGTATCTCAAGGCCCAAACTTCCGAATCGGGCACCGCCACGGATTGGAAAACTCCGATTTGATCGTGTGGATCCAGCACGAAACGACGAAGTCTTTGGAAATCACTTTAATACCCCGCTAA
- a CDS encoding mannose-1-phosphate guanylyltransferase: MLNENCYAVVMAGGAGTRLWPLSSKDKPKHFLKLFGGRSLIELTVDKLRDHLPNDRILILTSTKYKAIAQETLPQIPAQNFVYEPCLRDTASAIGLAATVLKTRCPRATMVVLTADQIIEPADQFNTAIADAADFLELHPDRLIAFGVKAVSPSTLVGWQKLGDAVGFPGCEVRQIAAFTEKPELEIAERYINEGGYCWNSGQFAWKAETILQEISTHLPEAAPLLERIGDAWETPQRDQVLHELFPQMPTGSIDYKIMQKTDKACSILLPCSWEDMGTHAALANRIGSPQDGNVTFGKVVVQGTGNHILADSQRHVVVAAENLTVIVTGDTVFIGDKNTDMKALVEYVAEQAPEIV; this comes from the coding sequence ATGCTGAACGAGAATTGCTATGCAGTGGTAATGGCTGGCGGGGCGGGAACACGCCTTTGGCCCTTGAGCAGCAAGGACAAGCCCAAGCACTTTCTTAAACTGTTCGGCGGTCGGTCACTGATCGAACTGACGGTGGACAAGCTCCGTGATCACCTACCCAACGACCGTATTCTGATTCTGACGAGTACCAAGTACAAGGCAATCGCCCAAGAGACGCTTCCTCAAATTCCTGCACAGAACTTCGTTTACGAGCCCTGCCTGCGCGACACGGCCAGCGCGATTGGTTTAGCAGCGACCGTGCTGAAAACCCGGTGCCCCAGGGCGACGATGGTCGTGCTCACTGCGGATCAAATCATCGAACCTGCCGACCAGTTCAACACCGCCATTGCCGACGCAGCTGATTTTCTTGAATTGCATCCCGACCGACTGATCGCTTTCGGCGTAAAGGCCGTCTCGCCCAGTACGCTCGTCGGCTGGCAGAAGCTGGGTGACGCCGTTGGCTTTCCAGGTTGTGAGGTGCGACAGATCGCGGCCTTCACGGAAAAGCCGGAGTTGGAGATCGCGGAGCGCTACATCAACGAAGGGGGATACTGCTGGAATTCTGGACAATTTGCCTGGAAGGCGGAAACGATTCTGCAGGAGATCAGCACTCACTTGCCGGAAGCAGCTCCTTTGCTTGAGCGAATCGGCGATGCATGGGAAACGCCCCAGCGTGATCAAGTTCTCCATGAGTTGTTTCCCCAGATGCCGACCGGTTCGATCGATTACAAGATCATGCAAAAAACAGACAAAGCATGTAGCATTCTTCTTCCCTGCAGCTGGGAAGACATGGGAACGCATGCTGCATTGGCAAATAGGATCGGTTCACCGCAGGACGGCAATGTCACCTTTGGCAAAGTCGTTGTACAAGGAACGGGGAACCACATTTTGGCCGACTCGCAACGGCATGTGGTGGTCGCGGCGGAAAACCTAACCGTCATCGTGACCGGCGATACCGTCTTCATCGGCGACAAGAACACCGACATGAAAGCCCTGGTTGAGTACGTCGCCGAGCAGGCACCTGAAATCGTATAG